A window of Chitinophaga sp. MM2321 contains these coding sequences:
- the glyA gene encoding serine hydroxymethyltransferase: MQRDQQIFDIIRQELERQRHGIELIASENFTSLQVMQAMGNVMTNKYAEGYPGRRYYAGCEIVDQSEQLAIDRAKQIFGAAYANVQPHSGAQANAAVMLAILQPGDKILGLDLSMGGHLTHGSAVNYSGKLYQPHFYGVNKETGLVEYDKMEEVAHQEKPKLIICGASAYSRDWDYKRIREIADQVGAFVMADIAHPAGLIAKGLLNSPFEHCHFVTTTTHKTLRGPRGGMILMGKDFENPFGLKTPKGETRLMSSLIDTAVFPGIQGGPLEHVIAAKAVSFFEILSDDYDIYAKQILKNAQAMAKLFVSKGYQIISGGTDNHLMLIDLRNKNISGKKAEQVLVKADITVNKNMVPFDDKSAFVTSGIRIGVPAITSRGLNETHMGQIVDWVDQVLLDADNEALITKVRGEVNTFMQQFPLYPEL, from the coding sequence ATGCAAAGAGACCAGCAAATATTTGATATTATCCGCCAGGAATTGGAGCGTCAGCGCCATGGCATAGAATTGATCGCATCTGAGAACTTTACCAGCTTACAGGTAATGCAGGCCATGGGTAATGTGATGACGAATAAATATGCCGAAGGCTACCCTGGCAGAAGATACTACGCAGGCTGCGAAATAGTAGACCAGAGCGAGCAATTGGCGATTGACAGGGCTAAACAAATATTTGGGGCTGCTTATGCCAACGTACAACCACACTCCGGTGCACAGGCCAATGCCGCTGTAATGCTGGCTATCCTGCAACCAGGCGACAAGATCCTGGGACTGGATCTCAGCATGGGCGGTCACCTCACACACGGTTCTGCAGTAAACTACTCCGGAAAGCTCTACCAGCCTCATTTCTACGGCGTTAACAAGGAAACCGGCCTCGTAGAATATGATAAAATGGAAGAAGTGGCCCACCAGGAAAAACCCAAATTGATTATTTGTGGTGCTTCTGCCTACAGCCGCGACTGGGATTACAAACGTATCCGCGAAATTGCTGACCAGGTAGGCGCTTTTGTAATGGCTGATATTGCACATCCTGCCGGCCTCATTGCCAAAGGATTGCTGAATTCTCCGTTTGAACATTGTCATTTCGTTACTACTACTACCCATAAAACATTGCGTGGCCCCCGTGGCGGTATGATCCTCATGGGCAAGGATTTCGAAAATCCGTTTGGACTGAAAACACCAAAAGGCGAAACCCGCCTGATGAGCTCTCTCATTGACACTGCTGTATTCCCTGGTATCCAGGGCGGTCCGCTGGAACATGTGATTGCTGCAAAAGCGGTGTCTTTCTTTGAAATCCTGTCAGATGACTACGATATTTACGCCAAACAGATCCTGAAAAATGCACAGGCCATGGCGAAACTATTTGTCAGCAAAGGCTATCAGATCATCAGCGGCGGTACAGATAACCACCTGATGCTGATCGATCTCCGTAATAAAAATATCTCCGGTAAAAAAGCAGAACAAGTACTCGTAAAAGCGGATATCACTGTCAATAAAAACATGGTACCGTTTGATGATAAATCTGCCTTTGTTACTTCCGGTATCCGTATCGGTGTACCGGCTATCACCAGCCGTGGCCTCAACGAAACCCATATGGGCCAGATCGTTGACTGGGTTGATCAGGTGCTGCTGGATGCGGATAACGAAGCACTTATTACTAAAGTAAGAGGAGAAGTAAATACTTTCATGCAACAGTTTCCGCTGTATCCCGAACTATAG
- a CDS encoding sugar phosphate nucleotidyltransferase has translation MKAIIPVAGAGTKLRPHTYTQPKALIPLAGRTILSIIIDQLVEAGITEFVFVVGYLGEKIQHYVESKYPQLTCHFVQQNSREGTGHAILLTREVVANKEILIVLGDTICECDFKEVIASPYSVLGLKKVDDPRDFGVAELDENGKITKVVEKPQIPKSNLALVGLYKIKESAQLYDCLQANLDNHVKSHDEFQLTDALECMIQHGVRFNAFRVTNWFDCGRKDTLLETNAILLKKYKLASSPVLPYENTIIIPPVSIGEGCNIKNAIIGPNVAVGDNTVINYSIVKDSIIGSFSNLYEVVLKSSLIGSDANIRGLSQSLNIGDNTEIDLG, from the coding sequence ATGAAGGCAATAATACCAGTGGCTGGTGCGGGCACCAAACTTCGGCCACATACATATACACAACCCAAAGCACTGATTCCTTTAGCTGGCAGAACGATCCTCAGTATCATTATAGATCAGCTGGTAGAGGCCGGCATCACGGAATTTGTATTTGTGGTAGGCTATCTTGGTGAAAAGATCCAGCATTATGTTGAAAGTAAATATCCGCAACTGACCTGTCATTTCGTACAGCAAAACAGCCGCGAAGGCACTGGTCATGCGATATTACTGACACGCGAGGTAGTAGCCAACAAAGAAATACTGATTGTTTTGGGAGATACGATCTGCGAATGTGATTTCAAAGAAGTGATTGCCTCTCCTTATTCTGTGCTGGGCCTGAAGAAGGTAGATGATCCGCGCGATTTTGGTGTAGCCGAACTGGATGAAAACGGAAAGATCACAAAAGTTGTGGAGAAACCACAGATTCCTAAGTCGAATCTCGCACTGGTAGGGCTTTACAAGATCAAGGAAAGCGCGCAACTCTATGATTGTCTGCAAGCCAATCTTGATAACCATGTAAAGTCACATGATGAGTTTCAGCTCACGGATGCGCTGGAATGCATGATCCAGCACGGTGTACGCTTCAATGCGTTCCGGGTAACCAACTGGTTTGACTGCGGACGTAAAGACACCCTCCTCGAAACAAATGCTATTCTGCTTAAAAAATATAAACTGGCCAGCAGCCCGGTATTACCGTATGAAAATACGATCATTATTCCACCGGTAAGTATAGGTGAAGGATGTAATATCAAAAATGCGATCATAGGTCCCAACGTAGCCGTGGGAGATAATACGGTGATCAACTACTCCATTGTGAAAGACTCTATTATCGGTTCTTTCAGCAACCTGTATGAAGTCGTGCTTAAATCTTCCCTGATCGGTAGCGATGCCAATATCCGCGGACTTAGTCAAAGTCTGAATATAGGAGACAATACGGAGATTGATTTAGGGTAA
- a CDS encoding nitronate monooxygenase — MNRISSLFNIQYPIIQAGMVWASGWRLVSAVSNAGGLGLIGAGSMYPDVLREHILKCKKATDKPFGVNIPLLYPDIDQLIHIILETGVGIVFTSAGNPKTWTPVLKAAGVKVVHVVSSSTFALKSEAAGVDAVVAEGFEAGGHNGREETTSMVLIPAVCEKVKIPVIAAGGIGSGRAMTAAFALGAEGVQIGSRFVATPEASSHINFKQAVVNTREGDTMLSLKKLTPVRLIKNHFYEAVKAAEDQGVDAAALQILLGRARAKAGMFEGNLEEGELEIGQVSALIHDIKPAGEIVKEIWEEFETVRKQLGK, encoded by the coding sequence ATGAACCGGATCTCCAGTCTCTTCAATATCCAATATCCGATTATCCAGGCAGGGATGGTGTGGGCCAGCGGATGGCGTTTAGTCAGCGCCGTTAGCAATGCGGGCGGCTTAGGCCTGATAGGCGCCGGCAGTATGTATCCCGATGTATTGCGGGAGCATATTCTAAAGTGTAAAAAGGCTACAGACAAGCCTTTCGGGGTAAATATACCTTTGTTATATCCTGATATAGATCAACTTATTCATATTATACTGGAAACCGGTGTGGGCATTGTTTTTACTTCTGCCGGCAATCCAAAAACCTGGACACCGGTGCTGAAAGCGGCCGGCGTGAAAGTGGTACACGTAGTATCCAGTTCCACCTTTGCTTTAAAAAGTGAAGCTGCCGGCGTAGATGCTGTAGTAGCAGAAGGTTTTGAAGCCGGCGGGCATAATGGCCGGGAAGAAACCACTTCCATGGTATTGATTCCTGCGGTATGTGAAAAGGTAAAGATCCCTGTGATCGCCGCCGGAGGCATTGGCTCAGGAAGAGCCATGACAGCAGCTTTCGCCCTGGGCGCCGAAGGCGTGCAGATCGGCAGCCGATTTGTAGCCACCCCTGAAGCATCTTCTCACATCAACTTTAAACAGGCTGTGGTAAACACCCGAGAAGGCGATACCATGCTGAGTTTAAAAAAGCTCACCCCCGTACGTCTCATTAAAAATCATTTCTACGAAGCCGTAAAAGCAGCGGAAGATCAGGGCGTAGATGCTGCCGCCCTGCAAATATTACTTGGCCGCGCACGCGCCAAAGCCGGCATGTTTGAAGGCAACCTGGAAGAAGGAGAACTGGAAATAGGCCAGGTCAGCGCACTGATTCACGACATAAAGCCTGCCGGGGAAATTGTGAAAGAAATATGGGAGGAGTTTGAAACAGTCAGA